The following proteins come from a genomic window of Hymenobacter canadensis:
- a CDS encoding NADH-quinone oxidoreductase subunit A: protein MLLAVPTQYQPQDFLPIVVQFVLAIAFVAFAMITSHLLGPRRKSVVKDEAFECGIESVGNARTPISVKYFLTAILFVLFDVEVIFMYPWAVNFRQLGTTGFYQMLVFLALLMAGFAYVIKKGVLRWNEAR, encoded by the coding sequence ATGCTTCTCGCCGTTCCGACCCAATACCAGCCCCAGGATTTTCTGCCCATCGTGGTGCAGTTCGTGCTGGCTATTGCCTTCGTGGCATTTGCCATGATTACGTCTCACCTGCTGGGCCCGCGCCGCAAGAGCGTGGTGAAGGATGAAGCCTTCGAGTGCGGCATCGAGTCGGTGGGCAACGCCCGCACCCCGATTTCGGTGAAATACTTCCTCACGGCCATTCTGTTCGTGCTTTTCGACGTGGAAGTTATCTTCATGTACCCCTGGGCCGTGAACTTCCGCCAGTTGGGCACCACCGGCTTCTACCAGATGCTGGTGTTCCTGGCTTTGCTGATGGCCGGCTTCGCCTACGTTATCAAAAAGGGCGTTCTGCGCTGGAACGAAGCCCGTTAA
- the nuoE gene encoding complex I 24 kDa subunit family protein, with protein sequence MESTATKPQFSEAAQAEIARICKQYPEERRKSAMLPVLHIAQAEFGGWVSPEVQDLVAEVLGVKPIEVYEVSSFYTMFNLKPVGKHVLEICRTGPCMLRGSDELTAQLERITGAKVGGPASEDGLFTLKEVECLAACGFAPIVQVREQYYEQLDTPEAVDAMLTELRNQVHRPALPWEETGLPNAVANN encoded by the coding sequence ATGGAATCGACTGCTACCAAGCCGCAATTCTCCGAAGCCGCTCAGGCTGAAATTGCGCGCATCTGCAAGCAATACCCGGAGGAGCGCCGCAAATCGGCCATGCTGCCGGTGCTGCACATTGCCCAGGCCGAATTTGGCGGCTGGGTAAGCCCCGAAGTGCAGGATCTGGTGGCCGAAGTGCTGGGCGTGAAGCCAATTGAAGTGTACGAGGTGTCGTCGTTCTACACCATGTTCAACCTCAAGCCGGTGGGAAAGCACGTGCTGGAAATCTGCCGCACGGGCCCCTGCATGCTGCGCGGCTCCGACGAGCTGACGGCCCAGCTGGAGCGCATCACGGGTGCCAAAGTAGGCGGCCCGGCCTCCGAAGACGGCCTGTTCACGCTCAAGGAAGTGGAGTGCCTGGCCGCCTGCGGCTTCGCCCCCATCGTGCAGGTGCGCGAGCAGTACTACGAGCAGCTTGATACCCCGGAAGCCGTGGATGCCATGCTCACGGAGCTGCGCAACCAAGTGCACCGCCCGGCCCTGCCGTGGGAAGAAACCGGCCTCCCGAACGCAGTAGCCAACAACTAA
- the nuoH gene encoding NADH-quinone oxidoreductase subunit NuoH, producing MIELPALGWQSIVIFVVFALSLLIATYCTYAERVIAAFLQDRVGPDRAGPYGLAQPLADAVKMFTKEEFFPGGANKALFVFGPCLAMITALMSSAVIPFGNIMNFGNNLFFLQGIEVNIGMLWVFGVVSLGVYGVMIGGWASNNKFSLLGAIRAASQNISYELAMGMALIAVLMISGTLSLREITLQQSVAGEWHAWNIVKQPLGFIIFLVCAFAETNRTPFDLPECETELVGGYHTEYSSMKLGLYLFSEYVNIFVVSAVMSVLYFGGFNFPFQYELRDWFVSNQGWELASAQNLITLLGTVGLFLKIFAFIFFFMWIRWTLPRFRYDQLMRLGWTILIPLAVFNIVLTGGLILAGVI from the coding sequence ATGATTGAACTACCCGCACTAGGCTGGCAATCCATTGTCATCTTCGTCGTATTCGCGCTTTCGCTGCTGATTGCGACGTATTGCACCTACGCGGAACGCGTAATTGCCGCATTTCTGCAGGACCGTGTGGGCCCTGACCGCGCCGGCCCCTACGGCCTGGCGCAGCCGCTGGCCGATGCTGTGAAGATGTTCACGAAGGAAGAATTCTTCCCCGGCGGTGCCAACAAGGCACTGTTCGTGTTCGGCCCCTGCCTGGCCATGATTACGGCCCTGATGTCGTCGGCGGTAATTCCGTTCGGCAACATCATGAACTTCGGCAACAACCTGTTCTTCCTGCAAGGCATTGAGGTGAACATCGGCATGCTGTGGGTGTTCGGCGTGGTGTCGCTGGGCGTGTATGGCGTGATGATTGGCGGTTGGGCTTCCAACAACAAGTTCTCGTTGCTGGGCGCCATCCGCGCCGCTTCGCAGAACATCAGCTACGAGCTGGCCATGGGCATGGCCCTGATTGCCGTGCTGATGATTTCGGGCACCCTGAGTTTGCGCGAAATCACCCTGCAGCAATCGGTAGCCGGCGAGTGGCACGCCTGGAACATCGTGAAACAGCCACTGGGCTTCATCATCTTCTTGGTCTGCGCCTTCGCCGAAACCAACCGCACGCCATTCGACCTGCCCGAGTGCGAAACTGAGCTGGTGGGCGGCTACCATACCGAGTATTCGTCGATGAAGCTGGGCCTGTACCTGTTCTCGGAGTACGTAAACATTTTCGTGGTATCGGCCGTGATGAGCGTGCTGTACTTCGGCGGCTTCAACTTCCCCTTCCAGTACGAGCTGCGCGACTGGTTTGTAAGCAACCAGGGCTGGGAGCTGGCTTCGGCCCAGAACCTGATTACGCTGCTGGGCACCGTAGGCCTGTTCCTGAAGATCTTCGCCTTCATCTTCTTCTTCATGTGGATTCGCTGGACTCTCCCGCGCTTCCGCTACGACCAACTGATGCGCTTGGGCTGGACCATCCTCATCCCGCTGGCCGTTTTCAACATCGTCCTCACCGGTGGCCTCATCCTGGCCGGCGTGATTTAA
- a CDS encoding RNA polymerase sigma factor codes for MEPLALPLDAARMTAGHQDLQIQEAVRTQRKRLLAFIRRRIPNEAEAEDVLQDVFAELVESYRLMKPVEQAAAWLFRVARNKITDLYRRKKPVSLENEMAAFAADGDENTLLLADILPAVDDAPENRLLRETLMEALSDALAELPAAQRQVFIWHELEDKTFREMEEETGVPLKTLISRKHYAVQHLRKRLRTLYTELFTD; via the coding sequence ATGGAACCCCTAGCTCTACCACTCGACGCTGCACGCATGACGGCCGGCCACCAGGACCTGCAGATACAGGAAGCCGTGCGCACCCAACGGAAGCGTCTGCTGGCGTTTATCCGCCGCCGCATTCCCAACGAGGCCGAGGCCGAAGACGTGCTGCAGGACGTATTCGCCGAGCTGGTGGAAAGCTACCGGCTGATGAAGCCCGTGGAGCAGGCCGCCGCCTGGCTGTTTCGGGTGGCCCGCAACAAAATTACCGACCTCTACCGCCGTAAAAAGCCAGTTTCGCTGGAAAACGAAATGGCTGCCTTTGCCGCCGATGGCGACGAAAACACGCTGCTGCTGGCCGACATCCTGCCCGCCGTAGACGACGCACCCGAGAACCGCCTGCTACGCGAAACCCTCATGGAAGCCCTCAGCGACGCGCTGGCCGAGCTGCCCGCCGCCCAGCGCCAAGTGTTCATCTGGCACGAGCTGGAAGACAAAACCTTCCGCGAAATGGAGGAGGAAACCGGCGTGCCGCTCAAAACCCTGATTTCGCGCAAGCACTACGCCGTGCAGCACCTGCGCAAACGCCTCCGCACGCTCTACACGGAGCTGTTTACGGATTAA
- a CDS encoding 2Fe-2S iron-sulfur cluster-binding protein, with the protein MAKITFDGIEVEVPDGTTILNAARQIGGSIVPPAMCYYTPLKGSGGKCRACLVRVAAGSAKDPRPMPKLVASCVTPVQDGMVVENTTNPQVLDVRKGIVEMLLINHPLDCPVCDQAGECDLQNFAFEHGVSTTRYQEERRTFEKIDIGPLIQLHMTRCILCYRCVYTADQIVKGDRNHGVLGRGDAAEIGTYIENIIDDDFSGNVIDVCPVGALTDKTFRFKSRVWFTKPVNAHRDCPKCSGNVVLWYKGNDVLRTTARKDQYGEVKEWICNECRFEKKETADWTIEGPAHIDRSSVISANHYELPVLNQSVVADLPASTQRDLEKNPPLKLGN; encoded by the coding sequence ATGGCTAAAATTACTTTCGACGGCATCGAGGTGGAAGTTCCGGACGGAACCACCATCCTGAATGCGGCCCGCCAGATTGGCGGCAGCATTGTGCCCCCGGCCATGTGCTACTACACCCCGCTGAAAGGCTCGGGTGGCAAGTGCCGCGCCTGCCTCGTTCGCGTGGCGGCCGGCTCGGCCAAAGACCCGCGCCCCATGCCCAAACTGGTGGCCTCGTGCGTGACGCCGGTGCAGGATGGGATGGTGGTGGAAAACACCACTAACCCGCAGGTGCTGGACGTGCGCAAGGGCATCGTGGAGATGCTGCTCATCAACCACCCGCTGGACTGCCCCGTGTGCGACCAGGCCGGCGAGTGTGACCTGCAGAACTTCGCCTTCGAGCACGGCGTGAGCACCACCCGCTACCAGGAAGAGCGCCGCACCTTCGAGAAAATCGACATCGGGCCGCTGATTCAGCTGCACATGACGCGCTGCATCCTTTGCTACCGCTGCGTGTACACCGCCGACCAGATTGTTAAGGGAGACCGGAACCACGGCGTACTGGGCCGTGGCGACGCCGCCGAAATCGGCACCTACATCGAGAACATCATCGACGACGACTTCTCCGGCAACGTCATCGACGTGTGCCCGGTAGGCGCCCTCACTGATAAGACGTTCCGCTTCAAGTCGCGCGTGTGGTTCACGAAACCCGTGAATGCCCACCGCGACTGTCCCAAGTGCTCCGGCAACGTGGTGCTCTGGTACAAAGGCAACGACGTGCTGCGCACCACGGCCCGCAAGGACCAGTACGGCGAGGTGAAGGAGTGGATCTGCAACGAGTGCCGCTTCGAGAAGAAGGAAACCGCCGACTGGACCATCGAAGGCCCGGCCCACATCGACCGGTCATCGGTAATTTCGGCCAACCACTACGAGCTGCCGGTCCTCAACCAATCGGTAGTAGCCGACCTGCCCGCCAGCACCCAGCGCGACCTGGAAAAGAATCCGCCGCTGAAATTAGGTAACTAG
- a CDS encoding NADH-quinone oxidoreductase subunit J family protein encodes MSPIFLFLTFVALLSALGVVFAKNPVHSVLFLILTFFSLSGHYLLLNAQFLAAVNIIVYAGAIMVLFLFVIMFLNLNVDTEPHKPALAKIAAAVAGGSLLLILVAALKDVTPTGVPAGTAFNSQIGMVDQLGMKLYTDYLLPFELASVLFLIAMVGAVMLGKREVGERNF; translated from the coding sequence ATGTCTCCAATCTTCCTCTTTCTGACTTTCGTGGCGCTGCTGAGCGCGCTGGGCGTGGTGTTCGCCAAGAACCCCGTGCATAGCGTGCTGTTCCTGATTCTGACGTTCTTCTCGCTGTCGGGGCACTACCTGCTGCTGAACGCGCAGTTTCTGGCGGCCGTGAACATCATCGTGTACGCCGGTGCCATCATGGTGCTGTTCCTGTTCGTGATTATGTTCCTGAACCTGAACGTGGACACGGAGCCGCACAAGCCGGCTCTGGCCAAGATTGCCGCAGCCGTAGCCGGCGGCTCCCTCCTACTTATCCTCGTAGCCGCCCTGAAAGACGTAACGCCCACTGGCGTGCCAGCCGGTACCGCTTTCAACTCCCAAATCGGTATGGTAGACCAGTTAGGCATGAAGCTCTACACCGATTACCTGCTGCCCTTCGAGCTGGCCTCCGTGTTGTTCCTGATAGCCATGGTAGGTGCCGTAATGCTCGGCAAGCGCGAAGTAGGCGAGCGGAATTTCTAG
- the nuoF gene encoding NADH-quinone oxidoreductase subunit NuoF, whose product MGRKLLTEHINVEGIDTLEVYRKHGGYRSVEKALKTMTPDEVVEEVKKSGLRGRGGAGFPTGMKWSFLAKPEGVPRYLVCNADESEPGTFKDRQLMSKLPHLLIEGMITGSYALGANTSYIYIRGELLYVLRILEKAIAEAYAAGFLGKNILGSGYDLDLFVHPGGGAYICGEETALLESLEGKRGNPRNKPPFPAVQGLYARPTVVNNVESIAAVPVIVNEGGDEYAKIGVGRSTGTKLISACGHLNKPGIYEIELGLPVEEFIYSDEYCGGIWKGRDLKAVVAGGSSVPILPKELILKTAAGENRLMTYESLSDGGFVTGTMLGSGGFIAMDETTCIVRNTWNFSRFYHHESCGQCSPCREGTGWMEKVLHRLEHGHGHMEDIDLLVSVAKQIEGNTICPLGEAAAWPVAAAVRHFRHEFEWHVTHAKEAAQPGAVYRAEAVLA is encoded by the coding sequence ATGGGACGCAAACTGCTGACCGAACATATTAACGTTGAAGGCATCGACACCCTGGAGGTGTACCGCAAACATGGCGGCTACCGCTCGGTGGAGAAAGCCCTGAAAACGATGACGCCCGATGAGGTGGTGGAAGAAGTGAAGAAGTCGGGCCTGCGGGGCCGCGGCGGCGCTGGCTTCCCCACGGGTATGAAGTGGAGCTTCCTGGCCAAGCCGGAGGGCGTGCCGCGCTACCTCGTCTGCAACGCCGACGAATCGGAGCCGGGCACCTTCAAGGACCGCCAGCTTATGTCGAAGCTGCCCCACCTGCTCATCGAGGGCATGATTACGGGTTCGTACGCGCTGGGCGCCAACACCTCGTACATCTACATCCGCGGCGAGTTGTTGTACGTGCTGCGCATCCTGGAAAAAGCCATTGCTGAGGCCTACGCGGCCGGTTTCCTGGGCAAGAACATCCTGGGCTCGGGCTACGACCTGGACCTGTTCGTGCATCCCGGCGGCGGCGCCTACATCTGCGGCGAAGAAACCGCCCTGCTGGAATCATTGGAGGGCAAGCGCGGCAACCCGCGCAACAAGCCGCCATTCCCGGCTGTGCAGGGCCTCTACGCCCGCCCCACGGTGGTGAACAACGTGGAATCCATTGCCGCCGTGCCGGTGATTGTGAACGAGGGCGGCGACGAGTACGCCAAAATCGGGGTGGGCCGGAGCACCGGCACCAAGCTGATTTCGGCCTGCGGCCACCTCAACAAGCCCGGCATCTACGAAATTGAACTGGGTCTGCCCGTTGAGGAATTCATCTACTCCGATGAATACTGCGGCGGCATCTGGAAAGGCCGAGACCTGAAGGCGGTAGTAGCCGGTGGTTCGTCCGTTCCGATTCTGCCCAAAGAGCTGATCCTGAAAACCGCCGCCGGCGAAAACCGCCTGATGACCTACGAATCGCTCAGCGACGGGGGCTTCGTGACGGGGACCATGCTGGGCTCGGGGGGCTTCATTGCCATGGACGAGACGACCTGCATCGTGCGCAACACCTGGAACTTCAGCCGCTTCTACCACCACGAGTCGTGCGGGCAATGCTCGCCCTGCCGCGAGGGAACGGGCTGGATGGAGAAGGTGCTGCACCGCCTCGAGCACGGCCACGGCCACATGGAGGACATCGACCTGCTGGTGAGCGTGGCCAAGCAAATCGAGGGCAACACCATCTGCCCCCTCGGTGAAGCCGCCGCCTGGCCCGTAGCCGCCGCCGTGCGCCACTTCCGCCACGAGTTTGAATGGCACGTGACCCACGCCAAGGAAGCCGCCCAACCCGGCGCGGTGTACCGGGCTGAGGCCGTGCTGGCGTAA
- the nuoK gene encoding NADH-quinone oxidoreductase subunit NuoK — MDQNIPQVIQTVPLQYYVFFAAALFSIGVLGVLTRRNAIIIFMCVELMLNAVNILLTAFSAYRADPNGQVFVFFIMAVAAAEVAVGLAIIVMIYRNLQNTDVTLLNRLKF, encoded by the coding sequence ATGGACCAGAACATACCGCAGGTTATCCAAACGGTTCCTCTTCAGTACTACGTTTTCTTCGCCGCCGCGCTGTTCAGCATCGGCGTGCTGGGCGTACTTACCCGGCGTAACGCCATCATCATCTTCATGTGCGTCGAGCTGATGCTCAATGCCGTGAACATCCTGCTGACCGCCTTCTCGGCCTACCGCGCCGACCCCAACGGCCAGGTTTTCGTGTTCTTCATCATGGCCGTGGCTGCCGCCGAAGTGGCGGTCGGGCTGGCCATTATTGTGATGATCTACCGCAACCTGCAGAATACCGACGTCACTCTGCTCAACCGCCTGAAGTTCTGA
- a CDS encoding suppressor of fused domain protein: MDFNDLAEFTVACKLHYEAYFGKPGRKIVWRAGPVEKLHPYFYVLEFAPSGGKSTWTYCTVGMSLDRLSESRIELFVLSPRQDESLAELLLSCASFHRNDAPLDLNHTVNIGRPWLADSCCDYAFISLPYLHGEALELFDFASVTTHCYWLIPITEAERDYKIQHGAEALEQLFEQQELDYLNPKRSCLISP; encoded by the coding sequence ATGGATTTTAATGACCTAGCCGAATTTACCGTAGCCTGTAAGCTGCATTACGAGGCTTACTTTGGAAAACCAGGCCGGAAAATTGTCTGGCGAGCAGGGCCTGTTGAGAAGCTGCACCCTTATTTCTACGTGCTGGAATTTGCTCCATCCGGAGGTAAGTCAACATGGACGTATTGTACAGTCGGCATGTCGTTAGACAGACTATCCGAAAGCCGTATTGAGTTGTTCGTACTATCCCCGCGACAGGATGAGTCGCTCGCAGAACTACTGCTCTCATGCGCCTCCTTTCACCGCAACGACGCACCACTCGACCTCAACCATACCGTAAATATCGGTCGGCCGTGGTTGGCTGATTCCTGCTGTGACTACGCCTTTATTTCGCTACCCTACCTGCACGGCGAAGCATTGGAGCTATTTGATTTTGCCAGCGTTACCACTCATTGCTACTGGCTAATCCCGATAACTGAAGCGGAGAGAGACTATAAGATTCAGCACGGCGCAGAAGCACTGGAACAACTCTTCGAGCAGCAGGAATTGGATTACCTCAACCCAAAACGCAGCTGTCTGATTTCCCCATAA
- a CDS encoding MaoC family dehydratase gives MSITIGSLAELQQYEGQDLGITPWHVITQEQINQFAAATLDFQWIHTDPERAAAESPFGGTIAHGYLTLSLLPYFWNQLVQVENLKMQVNYEISEFRFNQAVLVNTPVRLHAKLLAVKDLRGIAKANIGVTMEIEGQKKPAYTGVITFLYHFL, from the coding sequence ATGAGCATCACCATTGGCAGCTTAGCCGAGCTGCAACAGTACGAGGGCCAGGACCTCGGCATCACGCCCTGGCACGTCATCACGCAGGAGCAAATTAACCAGTTCGCCGCCGCCACCCTCGATTTCCAGTGGATCCACACCGACCCCGAGCGCGCCGCCGCCGAGTCGCCGTTCGGCGGGACCATTGCCCACGGCTACCTCACGCTGTCGTTGCTGCCCTACTTCTGGAACCAGCTGGTGCAGGTGGAAAACCTGAAGATGCAGGTGAATTACGAAATCAGTGAGTTCCGTTTCAACCAAGCTGTGCTGGTGAATACGCCCGTGCGCCTTCACGCCAAGCTGCTGGCCGTGAAGGATTTGCGCGGCATCGCCAAAGCCAATATCGGCGTGACGATGGAAATCGAAGGCCAGAAGAAGCCTGCCTACACCGGCGTTATTACGTTTTTGTACCACTTTTTGTAA
- a CDS encoding NADH-quinone oxidoreductase subunit D: MAVNDTLEGTHKIIESAREQESRINPLAPTVNDFNQELTTLNLGPTHPATHGIFQNILQMDGERIISGVPTIGYIHRAFEKIAERRPFYQITPLTDRMNYCSSPINNMGWHMTVEKLLGVEVPKRAQYIRVILMELARITDHLICNGILGVDTGAFTGFLYLMDEREKVYEIYEEVSGARLTTNMGRVGGMERDFSDVAIAKLRAWLKTFPAVMREFEAMFNRNRIFMDRIVDVGAISAERALNYGFTGPNLRAAGVDYDVRVMNPYSSYQDFDFEIPVGTKGDTYDRFMVRNEEIWQSLRIIEQALENLPQGPYHADAPHFYLPPKQAVYQNMEALIYHFKIVMGEIDAPVGEVYHSVEGGNGELGFYLVSDGGRTPYRLHFRRPCFIYYQAYTEMVVGQTLSDAIVTLSSMNVIAGELDA; the protein is encoded by the coding sequence ATGGCAGTAAACGACACGCTGGAAGGCACCCATAAAATCATTGAATCGGCCCGGGAGCAAGAGTCGCGGATTAATCCGCTGGCCCCGACCGTGAACGACTTCAACCAGGAGCTCACCACGCTGAACCTGGGCCCCACGCACCCCGCTACCCACGGCATCTTCCAGAATATTCTGCAGATGGACGGGGAGCGGATTATTTCCGGCGTGCCCACCATCGGCTACATCCACCGCGCCTTCGAGAAGATTGCCGAGCGTCGGCCCTTCTACCAGATTACGCCCCTGACGGACCGGATGAACTACTGTTCGTCGCCCATCAACAACATGGGCTGGCACATGACGGTGGAGAAGCTGCTGGGCGTGGAAGTACCCAAGCGCGCCCAGTACATCCGGGTTATCCTGATGGAGCTGGCCCGCATCACCGACCACCTGATCTGCAACGGCATTCTGGGCGTGGATACGGGCGCTTTCACCGGCTTCCTCTACCTCATGGATGAGCGGGAGAAGGTGTACGAGATTTACGAGGAAGTAAGCGGCGCCCGCCTGACCACCAACATGGGCCGCGTGGGCGGCATGGAGCGCGACTTCTCCGACGTGGCCATTGCCAAGCTGCGCGCCTGGCTGAAGACCTTCCCGGCCGTGATGCGCGAGTTTGAGGCCATGTTCAACCGCAACCGCATCTTCATGGACCGGATTGTGGACGTGGGGGCTATTTCGGCCGAACGCGCCCTCAACTACGGCTTCACCGGCCCCAACCTGCGCGCCGCCGGCGTCGATTACGACGTGCGGGTGATGAACCCTTACTCCAGCTACCAGGATTTCGATTTCGAAATTCCGGTGGGTACAAAGGGCGACACCTACGACCGGTTCATGGTGCGCAACGAGGAAATCTGGCAGAGCCTGCGCATCATCGAGCAGGCCCTGGAAAACCTACCCCAGGGCCCTTACCACGCCGATGCGCCGCACTTCTACCTGCCGCCCAAGCAGGCCGTGTACCAGAACATGGAGGCCCTCATTTATCACTTCAAGATTGTGATGGGCGAGATTGATGCCCCCGTGGGCGAGGTCTACCACTCGGTGGAAGGCGGCAACGGCGAGTTGGGCTTCTACCTGGTTTCCGACGGCGGCCGCACGCCTTACCGCCTGCACTTCCGCCGGCCCTGCTTTATCTACTACCAGGCCTACACCGAAATGGTGGTGGGCCAGACCCTCTCTGACGCCATCGTGACCCTGTCGTCGATGAACGTCATTGCCGGGGAGCTCGACGCGTAG
- a CDS encoding NADH-quinone oxidoreductase subunit B, which produces MDNRVPEIKTVDAPDGLEGAGFFATSLEKVVGIARANSLWPLPFATSCCGIEFMATMGSRYDISRFGSERPSFSPRQADLLMVMGTIAKKMAPIVKQVYEQMAEPRWVLAMGACASSGGIFDTYSVLQGIDRIIPVDVYVPGCPPRPEQVLDGLMRIQDLAKNESFRRRNSPEYQALLASYNIK; this is translated from the coding sequence ATGGATAATCGAGTTCCTGAAATCAAAACGGTAGACGCGCCCGACGGCCTCGAAGGCGCCGGCTTCTTTGCTACCTCGCTGGAAAAAGTGGTGGGCATTGCCCGCGCCAACTCGCTCTGGCCCCTGCCCTTCGCCACCTCCTGCTGCGGCATCGAGTTTATGGCCACCATGGGCTCCCGCTACGATATTTCCCGCTTCGGCTCGGAGCGCCCCTCTTTCTCGCCCCGGCAGGCCGACCTGCTGATGGTGATGGGTACCATTGCTAAGAAGATGGCCCCGATCGTGAAGCAGGTGTACGAGCAGATGGCCGAGCCCCGCTGGGTGCTGGCGATGGGCGCCTGCGCCTCCTCGGGCGGCATTTTTGATACCTACTCCGTGCTCCAAGGTATTGACCGAATTATCCCGGTAGACGTGTACGTGCCCGGCTGCCCGCCCCGCCCCGAGCAGGTGCTCGACGGCCTGATGCGCATCCAGGACCTGGCCAAAAACGAATCCTTCCGCCGCCGCAACTCGCCCGAGTATCAGGCCCTGCTGGCGTCGTACAACATCAAGTAA
- a CDS encoding NuoI/complex I 23 kDa subunit family protein, whose product MQLTNRAKVLEKKPMTLAERAYLPAIFQGLSITMRHFFMKKATVRYPEEVRPFSNTFRGLHVLKRDEQGRERCTACGLCAVACPAEAITMVAGERKKGEEGLYREEKYAISYEINMLRCIFCGLCEEACPKAAVYLQPDKMAPPRYERDEFIYGKDRLVEAVSPDERSVRGIQLTPDQATTLRGKLQQA is encoded by the coding sequence ATGCAACTCACCAACCGAGCCAAGGTATTAGAAAAGAAGCCGATGACGCTGGCCGAGCGGGCGTACCTGCCGGCCATCTTCCAGGGTTTGAGCATTACGATGCGCCACTTCTTTATGAAGAAGGCCACCGTGCGCTACCCCGAGGAAGTACGGCCCTTCTCCAATACGTTCCGCGGCCTGCACGTGCTCAAGCGCGATGAGCAGGGCCGGGAGCGGTGCACGGCCTGCGGCCTCTGCGCCGTAGCCTGCCCCGCCGAAGCCATTACGATGGTGGCCGGCGAGCGGAAAAAGGGCGAGGAAGGCCTCTACCGCGAGGAGAAGTACGCCATCAGCTACGAAATCAACATGCTGCGGTGCATCTTCTGCGGCCTCTGCGAGGAAGCCTGCCCCAAAGCCGCCGTGTACCTCCAGCCCGACAAGATGGCCCCACCGCGCTACGAGCGAGACGAGTTCATCTACGGCAAGGACCGCCTGGTAGAGGCCGTGTCGCCGGATGAGCGTTCCGTGCGCGGCATCCAGCTCACCCCGGACCAGGCCACCACGTTGCGTGGCAAGCTGCAGCAGGCGTAG
- a CDS encoding NADH-quinone oxidoreductase subunit C — protein MADQNESIPAQEQAAAQDPAAQQNAQLLALLHRLFGEAAFTDVEQPYGLLTATTTREQIHGIIEGLQKDEELQLNFLTTMCGMHFPEKKDQELGMVYHLHSLTRNIRLRLKIFFPIADPVAPTLTDLYSAANWMEREAFDFYGIIFPGHPNLIRILNVEDMDYHPMRKEYALEDGTREDKTDLFFGR, from the coding sequence ATGGCTGACCAGAACGAATCCATCCCGGCTCAGGAACAAGCTGCCGCCCAGGACCCGGCCGCGCAGCAAAACGCGCAGTTGCTGGCTTTGCTGCACCGCCTATTCGGCGAGGCTGCCTTCACTGATGTGGAGCAGCCCTACGGCCTGCTGACCGCTACCACCACCCGGGAGCAGATTCACGGCATCATAGAGGGTTTGCAGAAGGACGAGGAGCTCCAGCTCAACTTCCTGACCACGATGTGCGGCATGCACTTCCCCGAGAAGAAGGACCAAGAGCTGGGCATGGTGTACCATCTGCACAGCCTCACCCGCAACATCCGGTTGCGTCTGAAGATCTTCTTCCCGATTGCTGATCCGGTTGCCCCGACCCTGACCGACCTCTACTCCGCCGCGAACTGGATGGAGCGTGAGGCCTTCGACTTCTACGGCATTATCTTCCCCGGTCACCCCAACCTCATCCGCATTCTGAATGTGGAAGACATGGACTACCACCCGATGCGCAAAGAGTACGCCCTGGAAGACGGCACCCGCGAAGACAAAACCGACCTGTTCTTCGGACGATAA